In Candidatus Methylomirabilota bacterium, a genomic segment contains:
- a CDS encoding methylmalonyl-CoA mutase family protein — MPKDKLKQIEGAAKTWEEETLHPALEKSPERAQEFNTVSGHPVRRLYTPCDLTDFDYIRELGFSGLYPFTRGVYPTMYRGRVWTMRMFAGYGTAEETNQRFKYLLEQAQTGLSVAFDLPTLMGYDSDHPMSRGEVGKCGVAIDTLADMETLFEGIPLGDVTTSMTINSPAAILWAMYIAVCEKQGVPYDRIGGTTQNDILKEFTAQKEYVFPLGSSMRLVVDTILFGARCLPRWHPVSISGYHIREAGSTAIQELAFTLADGMAYVEATMEAGLDVDAFAPRLSFFFNVHNDFFEEIAKFRAARRIWARLLRERYGAKDPRSWLLRTHAQTAGCALTAQQPYNNVVRVAIQALAAVLGGAQSLHTNALDETLALPTEKAATIALRTQQIIAHETGVTQTIDPVGGSYFIETLTREMEEAAWDYIQKIDNLGGMVRAIEKGFPQQEIADASYRYQQGVEAGEQVVVGVNRFVAEADGPIPLLQIDPDEAAHRQVEKIHHLKKQRDYGRVEQTLDALRRASDGSDPWARNLLMPKILDAVRAYATLGEIMGVFREAWGEYVEPAIL, encoded by the coding sequence ATGCCTAAGGATAAATTAAAGCAGATCGAGGGGGCGGCAAAGACATGGGAGGAGGAGACACTCCATCCCGCGTTGGAGAAGTCACCCGAGCGAGCGCAGGAGTTCAACACGGTCTCTGGGCACCCCGTGCGACGGCTTTATACGCCTTGCGACCTCACTGATTTCGACTATATCCGGGAGCTCGGTTTCTCGGGCCTGTATCCGTTCACCCGCGGCGTCTATCCCACGATGTATCGCGGCAGGGTCTGGACCATGCGGATGTTTGCTGGCTATGGCACCGCCGAGGAGACGAATCAACGATTCAAGTATCTCTTGGAACAGGCACAGACAGGTCTGTCGGTGGCCTTTGATCTGCCGACGCTGATGGGGTACGACTCCGACCATCCGATGTCACGAGGAGAGGTGGGGAAGTGCGGGGTGGCGATTGACACCCTGGCAGATATGGAGACGCTCTTCGAGGGCATTCCTCTGGGAGACGTGACCACCTCGATGACCATCAACTCGCCTGCAGCGATTCTCTGGGCAATGTATATCGCTGTCTGCGAGAAACAGGGTGTACCTTATGACCGAATCGGTGGAACGACCCAGAATGATATTCTCAAAGAATTTACCGCGCAGAAGGAATACGTTTTCCCCCTCGGGTCCTCTATGCGCCTTGTGGTAGATACTATTCTCTTCGGGGCCCGGTGTCTCCCTCGGTGGCATCCGGTTAGCATCAGCGGGTATCATATTCGGGAGGCAGGTTCAACGGCTATCCAGGAGCTGGCCTTTACCTTGGCAGACGGCATGGCATATGTCGAAGCAACCATGGAGGCGGGCCTCGACGTGGATGCCTTCGCACCGCGGCTGTCTTTCTTCTTTAACGTCCACAATGATTTCTTTGAAGAAATTGCCAAGTTTCGCGCCGCGAGGCGCATTTGGGCGAGATTGTTGCGAGAGCGGTACGGCGCCAAGGATCCGCGATCCTGGCTGCTCCGAACCCATGCACAGACGGCGGGATGCGCCCTGACCGCCCAGCAACCCTATAATAACGTCGTGCGAGTTGCGATTCAGGCCCTGGCCGCGGTCCTGGGTGGAGCGCAGTCGCTCCACACCAACGCCTTGGATGAAACGCTGGCGCTTCCGACGGAAAAGGCAGCTACGATCGCTCTGCGGACGCAGCAGATCATCGCCCACGAAACCGGAGTAACCCAAACGATCGACCCCGTGGGGGGGTCTTATTTTATCGAGACCCTGACTCGGGAGATGGAGGAAGCGGCCTGGGACTACATTCAAAAGATCGACAACCTGGGGGGGATGGTCAGGGCGATTGAGAAGGGCTTCCCGCAGCAGGAGATCGCCGACGCCTCCTATCGGTACCAGCAGGGGGTCGAGGCAGGGGAGCAGGTGGTGGTCGGGGTAAACCGATTCGTCGCCGAGGCGGACGGACCGATCCCGCTACTCCAGATCGACCCGGACGAGGCAGCCCATCGGCAGGTAGAAAAGATTCACCATTTGAAAAAACAGAGGGACTACGGGCGGGTCGAGCAAACGTTGGATGCTCTCCGAAGGGCAAGTGATGGGAGCGATCCTTGGGCTCGAAACCTTCTTATGCCGAAGATCCTGGATGCGGTCCGGGCCTACGCGACCTTAGGAGAGATCATGGGGGTCTTCCGGGAAGCATGGGGGGAATACGTTGAGCCGGCCATCCTTTGA
- a CDS encoding cobalamin B12-binding domain-containing protein, whose amino-acid sequence MGEERKTRVLVAKPGLDGHDRGAKVIARAFRDAGFEVIYTGLRQTPEMIVSAAIQEDVDAIGLSCLSGAHMYLFPHVVKLLRERGVDDVVVFGGGTIPDDDIPKLKEAGITEVFTPGTPTSVAIDFVRNHVRPRKT is encoded by the coding sequence ATGGGTGAGGAGCGGAAGACTCGTGTGTTGGTTGCGAAGCCGGGGCTTGATGGCCATGACCGCGGGGCCAAGGTGATCGCTCGGGCCTTTCGAGACGCCGGGTTCGAAGTAATCTATACCGGGCTTCGGCAGACACCGGAAATGATTGTGAGTGCCGCGATCCAGGAGGACGTCGATGCCATCGGTCTTTCCTGCCTTTCGGGAGCCCATATGTACCTGTTCCCGCACGTCGTAAAGCTTCTTCGGGAGCGTGGGGTGGACGACGTGGTGGTATTCGGCGGTGGAACGATTCCGGACGACGATATCCCCAAGTTGAAGGAGGCAGGGATCACTGAAGTCTTTACCCCAGGGACTCCAACGTCGGTCGCTATTGACTTCGTCCGGAACCATGTGCGGCCCAGAAAGACATGA
- the meaB gene encoding methylmalonyl Co-A mutase-associated GTPase MeaB, producing MEIVERVRQGDVRAMARLMSLIENYSPDATLALKQLYAFTGQGLIVGITGPPGCGKSTLTDQLTQEFRRGGKTVGIVAVDPTSPFTGGAILADRIRMQQHSLDAGVFIRSMATRGHLGGLAKATYDVVNVLDAAGKEIILVETVGVGQDEVEVVKTAHLSIVVSVPGLGDDIQAIKAGILEIADIFVVNKADREGANKTVTELQAMLALGPERSEGSPPIFKTVAPQGQGIAELAQGILARQAHLDREGFRQTRQRERSRALFLELLQERVTRRLLEQAIANGSFEETIERIADRDLDPYSAVEELLGKAGL from the coding sequence GTGGAGATCGTTGAGAGGGTGCGGCAAGGGGATGTTCGGGCGATGGCCCGCCTGATGTCGCTGATCGAGAATTATTCGCCAGACGCAACACTGGCTTTGAAACAGCTCTATGCCTTCACAGGCCAGGGGTTGATCGTGGGGATCACCGGTCCTCCGGGCTGTGGCAAGAGTACCCTCACCGATCAGCTCACCCAGGAGTTCCGGCGGGGTGGGAAGACCGTAGGGATTGTTGCCGTGGACCCCACCAGCCCGTTTACAGGGGGAGCGATCCTGGCTGATCGCATCCGGATGCAGCAACACAGTCTGGACGCCGGGGTCTTCATCAGGAGTATGGCCACCCGAGGGCACCTCGGAGGCCTGGCCAAGGCCACCTACGATGTGGTGAATGTGCTGGATGCGGCGGGAAAGGAGATCATTCTTGTTGAAACAGTAGGCGTGGGACAGGATGAAGTCGAGGTGGTGAAGACGGCACACCTCTCCATTGTTGTGTCTGTTCCGGGTCTTGGAGATGATATTCAGGCCATCAAAGCTGGAATCTTGGAGATTGCGGATATCTTCGTCGTCAACAAGGCAGACCGTGAAGGTGCGAATAAGACCGTGACAGAGCTCCAAGCCATGCTGGCTCTCGGCCCGGAGCGCTCAGAAGGAAGCCCTCCCATATTCAAGACAGTGGCTCCCCAAGGGCAGGGAATCGCGGAACTGGCCCAGGGAATTCTTGCCCGTCAGGCACATCTAGATCGAGAAGGGTTTCGGCAGACGCGTCAGCGGGAACGGAGTCGGGCTCTCTTTCTGGAGCTCCTCCAGGAGCGGGTGACCCGGCGTCTCCTGGAGCAGGCCATCGCCAATGGAAGCTTCGAGGAAACGATCGAGCGGATTGCAGATCGTGATCTCGATCCGTATTCGGCGGTGGAAGAGCTCCTCGGGAAGGCGGGTCTCTGA
- a CDS encoding CoA transferase subunit A codes for MQVHKSREPVEKLVTEDEAVSRCVADGDYVAYDFSSLTRGPQALVREIIRQHKRNLWICAEFTLHDSSLLVGAGCVDRIDVGFLGYGNYIGRAVVEGRVQVFEWTNGALAFRMLAGARGIPFMPMRNLLGTDTFLQSGAKVVEDPFGGDAVCLVPALNPDVFLVHVHQADVYGNARIFGTNLFALEGAMASKKVIVSAEEIIEPLEFRKEPAKTTIPYFLVSAVVHLPFGAYPGGVPGRYELDVEHIQHLNEIETEDHMRGYLDSCVYSVGNHAEFLGRRVGWKRLTDMVCRASIKEGYG; via the coding sequence GTGCAGGTTCATAAGAGTCGGGAGCCGGTGGAAAAGTTGGTGACGGAGGACGAGGCCGTCTCCCGATGTGTCGCGGACGGGGACTATGTCGCCTACGATTTTTCCTCCCTTACCCGAGGTCCCCAGGCCCTCGTTCGGGAAATTATCCGGCAACACAAGCGGAACCTCTGGATCTGCGCCGAGTTTACTCTGCACGATTCGTCCCTGCTGGTCGGGGCTGGGTGCGTCGACCGCATCGACGTGGGATTCTTGGGATATGGCAATTACATCGGACGGGCCGTGGTGGAAGGGAGAGTCCAGGTCTTTGAATGGACCAACGGGGCGTTGGCCTTTCGGATGCTCGCCGGAGCCAGAGGCATCCCCTTCATGCCGATGCGGAACCTCTTGGGAACAGACACATTCCTCCAATCGGGGGCGAAGGTGGTGGAAGATCCTTTTGGCGGCGATGCCGTCTGCCTGGTCCCGGCGCTGAACCCAGATGTCTTCCTCGTCCATGTCCATCAAGCGGATGTGTACGGAAACGCCCGGATCTTCGGAACCAACCTCTTTGCCTTGGAGGGAGCCATGGCCTCGAAAAAGGTCATCGTTTCTGCCGAGGAGATTATTGAGCCCCTCGAGTTTCGGAAAGAGCCGGCGAAGACGACTATTCCGTACTTTCTTGTGAGTGCGGTCGTGCATCTCCCTTTTGGGGCGTACCCGGGTGGGGTACCCGGCAGGTACGAGCTGGACGTCGAGCATATCCAGCACTTGAACGAGATCGAGACCGAGGACCACATGCGAGGGTACCTTGATTCGTGTGTGTATAGCGTCGGGAATCACGCCGAGTTTTTGGGCCGAAGGGTAGGATGGAAACGCCTGACTGATATGGTCTGCCGGGCATCGATTAAAGAAGGATATGGATAG
- a CDS encoding acyl CoA--acetate/3-ketoacid CoA transferase subunit beta, with protein MDNVAGFTDTELMICAAARLLEDRKTVFVGWGIPQVVALLAEKLYAPNLVQVFEFGAIGPQSLTPFVRGTMGGPSNIYRSLQWTNMNWAFSYAATGYLDYGMIGALQVDAYGNVNSTLLGGTYDRPGRRFPGSGGGNEVASLCWKTIVVLKHEPRRFVQRLDFMTSPGYLTGPRARERAGLPRGTGPYRVVTSQAVFGFDEETKHMLLLGALRGIAKDQVIRGMSFQPMVAEKVEIVEPPTQEELRVLREEIDPARMIIGRPA; from the coding sequence ATGGATAACGTTGCTGGATTCACCGATACGGAGCTCATGATCTGCGCGGCCGCGCGCCTGCTCGAAGACCGAAAGACGGTATTTGTCGGGTGGGGGATTCCTCAGGTGGTTGCTCTGTTGGCCGAGAAGCTCTATGCGCCAAATTTGGTCCAGGTCTTCGAGTTTGGGGCGATCGGCCCTCAGTCTTTGACCCCCTTTGTCCGAGGGACCATGGGGGGGCCATCCAACATATACCGGTCTCTCCAATGGACCAACATGAACTGGGCCTTCTCGTACGCCGCAACGGGATACCTGGATTACGGAATGATCGGTGCCCTCCAAGTGGATGCATACGGCAATGTGAATTCGACCCTCTTGGGCGGAACCTACGATCGGCCCGGACGACGGTTCCCTGGAAGCGGAGGGGGAAACGAAGTTGCCTCCCTCTGCTGGAAGACCATCGTCGTTTTGAAACATGAGCCGCGCCGTTTCGTGCAGCGCCTCGACTTTATGACCTCCCCGGGGTACCTGACAGGTCCCAGGGCCAGGGAAAGGGCCGGTCTCCCACGGGGCACCGGACCCTATCGTGTCGTCACGTCGCAAGCCGTCTTCGGCTTTGACGAGGAGACAAAGCACATGCTTCTCCTCGGCGCGTTGCGGGGAATTGCCAAGGATCAAGTGATCCGGGGGATGAGTTTTCAGCCCATGGTGGCAGAGAAGGTAGAAATTGTGGAACCGCCAACACAAGAGGAGCTGAGGGTTCTGCGTGAAGAGATCGACCCGGCCCGAATGATCATCGGACGACCCGCCTGA